A genomic window from Anguilla rostrata isolate EN2019 chromosome 14, ASM1855537v3, whole genome shotgun sequence includes:
- the LOC135239968 gene encoding macrophage immunometabolism regulator-like isoform X1 produces MSGRGQYKPTSFILFICNRSFKVMSVKMETDVGGVSRAPMMVLPAAEPLAGLRAEPERPRCSSTPCSPVRSGVAGYQIVHMDCNYLVGFTTGEELLKRAHKRPGVEKAASTAATAAASAVSTATPEAAPNPRAKPLEAALHRASRVYRTKSRHYQPYDIPAVSGHRRRRSATGAGDRHLRPPPPAGGAEPGRAFHGPLPLCLLRGKRPHPKSLDYLNLDKMAALEPADTEVLQYQLQHLTLRGDRMYTRNKT; encoded by the exons ATGTCTGGCAGAGGGCAATATAAACCAACgtcgtttattttgtttatttgtaaccGCTCTTTCAAG GTGATGTCTGTAAAGATGGAGACGGACGTCGGCGGCGTTTCCAGGGCCCCCATGATGGTCCTGCCGGCCGCTGAGCCACTCGCCGGGCTGAGGGCGGAGCCGGAGCGTCCGCGCTGCTCCAGCACCCCTTGCTCCCCCGTCCGGAGCGGGGTGGCGGGGTACCAGATCGTCCACATGGACTGCAACTACCTGGTGGGCTTCACCACGGGGGAGGAGCTTCTGAAACGGGCGCACAAGAGGCCGGGTGTCGAGAAGGCCGCGAGCACCGCCGCtaccgccgccgcctccgccgtctccacggcaacgccGGAGGCCGCGCCCAACCCGCGCGCCAAACCCCTGGAGGCGGCGCTCCACCGGGCCTCCCGCGTCTACAGGACCAAGAGCCGCCACTACCAGCCTTACGACATTCCCGCCGTGAGCGGTCACCGACGGCGACGGAGCGCGACCGGCGCGGGAGACCGCCATCtcaggccgccgccgccggcggggggggcggagcccggcCGGGCCTTCCACGGccccctgcctctctgcctgctgCGGGGGAAGAGGCCCCACCCAAAGTCCCTGGACTACCTCAACCTGGACAAGATGGCCGCCCTGGAGCCGGCAGACACCGAGGTGCTGCAGTACCAGCTCCAGCACCTCACGCTGCGGGGCGATCGAATGTACACCAGGAACAAGACCTGA
- the LOC135239968 gene encoding macrophage immunometabolism regulator-like isoform X2, whose product MSVKMETDVGGVSRAPMMVLPAAEPLAGLRAEPERPRCSSTPCSPVRSGVAGYQIVHMDCNYLVGFTTGEELLKRAHKRPGVEKAASTAATAAASAVSTATPEAAPNPRAKPLEAALHRASRVYRTKSRHYQPYDIPAVSGHRRRRSATGAGDRHLRPPPPAGGAEPGRAFHGPLPLCLLRGKRPHPKSLDYLNLDKMAALEPADTEVLQYQLQHLTLRGDRMYTRNKT is encoded by the coding sequence ATGTCTGTAAAGATGGAGACGGACGTCGGCGGCGTTTCCAGGGCCCCCATGATGGTCCTGCCGGCCGCTGAGCCACTCGCCGGGCTGAGGGCGGAGCCGGAGCGTCCGCGCTGCTCCAGCACCCCTTGCTCCCCCGTCCGGAGCGGGGTGGCGGGGTACCAGATCGTCCACATGGACTGCAACTACCTGGTGGGCTTCACCACGGGGGAGGAGCTTCTGAAACGGGCGCACAAGAGGCCGGGTGTCGAGAAGGCCGCGAGCACCGCCGCtaccgccgccgcctccgccgtctccacggcaacgccGGAGGCCGCGCCCAACCCGCGCGCCAAACCCCTGGAGGCGGCGCTCCACCGGGCCTCCCGCGTCTACAGGACCAAGAGCCGCCACTACCAGCCTTACGACATTCCCGCCGTGAGCGGTCACCGACGGCGACGGAGCGCGACCGGCGCGGGAGACCGCCATCtcaggccgccgccgccggcggggggggcggagcccggcCGGGCCTTCCACGGccccctgcctctctgcctgctgCGGGGGAAGAGGCCCCACCCAAAGTCCCTGGACTACCTCAACCTGGACAAGATGGCCGCCCTGGAGCCGGCAGACACCGAGGTGCTGCAGTACCAGCTCCAGCACCTCACGCTGCGGGGCGATCGAATGTACACCAGGAACAAGACCTGA